A genomic window from Methanobrevibacter sp. TLL-48-HuF1 includes:
- the pyrH gene encoding UMP kinase — MKIVVAIGGSILLKEYDCKKFHEYSEILKSLASEHEIFVVVGGGKPAREYIGVVRELGAGEAQCDDIGIEVTRINAKLLLSALGDAAYQKVPHNFQEALEYSATGKIIVMGGTEPAHSTDAVSAILAEYIHADKLINLTSVDGMYDKDPNKYEDAKLIKEITASEMIEFISGKDTKAGTYEFFDMTAIQMIKRSSLETVIANGYDSENLIKAINGEEVGTKVISK; from the coding sequence ATGAAGATAGTCGTAGCAATTGGAGGATCAATTTTATTAAAAGAATATGACTGTAAAAAATTCCATGAATATAGTGAAATATTAAAATCATTAGCTAGCGAACATGAAATATTCGTTGTTGTAGGTGGAGGAAAACCTGCTAGAGAATATATCGGAGTTGTTCGTGAACTTGGAGCTGGTGAAGCTCAGTGCGATGATATTGGAATTGAAGTTACAAGAATTAATGCTAAATTGTTATTATCTGCACTTGGAGATGCTGCTTATCAGAAAGTACCTCATAACTTCCAGGAAGCTTTGGAATACTCAGCTACCGGAAAAATAATTGTAATGGGCGGAACAGAACCTGCACACAGTACTGATGCAGTTTCAGCTATTTTAGCAGAATACATTCATGCAGATAAACTGATTAATCTAACCTCTGTTGACGGAATGTATGACAAAGATCCGAACAAATATGAAGATGCTAAATTAATTAAAGAAATTACAGCTAGTGAAATGATAGAATTCATCAGCGGAAAAGACACCAAGGCCGGAACCTATGAATTCTTTGATATGACTGCAATCCAAATGATTAAAAGATCATCTCTTGAAACTGTAATAGCTAACGGTTATGATTCTGAAAACTTAATTAAAGCTATTAATGGTGAGGAAGTAGGAACCAAAGTTATCAGCAAATAA
- a CDS encoding transcription initiation factor IIB translates to MQGDVYDKDKQTVCPECGSTELIGDYERAEVVCAHCGLVIDENLVDMGPEWRAFDHEQRDKRTRVGAPITYTIHDKGLSTMIDWRNKDIYGRDIPARNRAQWYRLRKWQRKIRISGATERNLAFALSELDRDSSRLGLPRSVREAASVVYRSAVDNKLIRGRSIEGVVAASLYAACRRCNVPRTLDEIAEVSRVTKKEVGRTYRFLTRELNIKLPPTSPVDYVPRFASELGLSGEAQSRAIEIIEKAMEKGLTSGRGPTGVAAAALYIASVLLGERKTQRDVADIAGVTEVTIRNRYKELTEQLEMGVTL, encoded by the coding sequence ATGCAAGGTGATGTCTATGATAAAGATAAACAGACTGTATGTCCAGAATGTGGTTCCACAGAATTAATTGGTGATTATGAAAGAGCAGAAGTAGTTTGTGCTCACTGTGGATTAGTTATTGATGAAAATCTTGTGGATATGGGTCCTGAATGGAGGGCTTTTGATCACGAACAAAGAGATAAACGTACTAGGGTTGGAGCTCCAATTACTTACACCATTCACGATAAAGGTTTAAGTACTATGATTGATTGGAGGAATAAAGACATTTATGGTCGCGATATTCCTGCAAGAAATAGGGCACAATGGTATAGATTAAGGAAATGGCAAAGAAAAATTAGGATTTCTGGTGCTACAGAACGTAACTTGGCATTTGCATTAAGTGAGTTAGACAGAGATTCTTCAAGATTAGGTCTTCCAAGAAGTGTGAGGGAAGCTGCATCTGTAGTATACAGAAGTGCAGTAGATAACAAACTTATTCGTGGAAGAAGTATTGAAGGAGTAGTTGCTGCTTCTTTATATGCTGCTTGTAGACGTTGTAATGTTCCCCGTACTTTAGATGAAATAGCTGAAGTTTCAAGAGTTACTAAAAAAGAAGTAGGTAGGACTTATAGGTTCCTTACAAGAGAATTAAACATTAAATTACCGCCAACTTCTCCAGTAGATTATGTGCCTAGATTTGCTAGTGAATTAGGTTTATCTGGTGAAGCACAATCCAGAGCTATTGAAATTATTGAAAAAGCAATGGAAAAAGGTTTAACTTCTGGTAGAGGACCAACTGGTGTAGCTGCGGCTGCATTGTATATTGCATCTGTTTTATTAGGTGAAAGAAAAACTCAAAGAGATGTAGCAGATATTGCAGGTGTTACTGAAGTAACTATAAGAAACAGGTATAAAGAATTAACAGAACAACTTGAAATGGGTGTAACTTTATAA
- a CDS encoding MJ1255/VC2487 family glycosyltransferase, with protein MILSIIIPTYNEEEYLPVLLESIKQQDFSDYEIIVADADSKDNTVKIAEEYGCIVVEGGMPAVGRNNGAKVAKGDYLLFLDSDLKLTEDYLAKVIYEFKMERLGIAITQMKPLSKKTEDKLLHDLANLFMISVEKIKPHGAGCYGIIAKRELHECCGGFNEELTFGEDTEYIERLAKKERFKVLRNAKIGVSTRRLEEEGLATLAKQYGKSTVNDFLGIRTEASDLNYGFDHGKEYVSKHKLDKIALESEKLDQLKNSYDESKQKINTAKVYLKKVKKTKIRDKKVIFYCICGEGMGHAIRSSVIIDRIKDKYDVYIFSSDRAYKYLNEKFDNVYKIGGFNTVYINNKVSNTKTLINALKRNPLNIKEGYEELYKKARKLSPDVIVTDFEIYATMVSKLLSIPLISLDNIHMITQTAIDYPPKHQGEMLKAKGVIKSYVIKPKIHILTSFFYPKIKPKKRAVLYPPVIREDILKLKPTIEDHIIVYQTSKESVKLVEQLKSLNEKFIVYGFNKDEVDENLTYKLFNENEFYNDLASAKAVICNGGFTFISEAISLKKPIYSVPAIGNFEQTLNGFYVQKLGYGEYHEEMSPKKVEKFLKRLPKYQEKLAKVKKTNNDGIVNELIYRIEKYSKKS; from the coding sequence ATGATTTTAAGCATTATTATACCTACATATAATGAAGAAGAATACCTTCCAGTACTTCTGGAAAGTATTAAACAGCAGGATTTTAGTGATTATGAAATAATTGTTGCTGATGCTGACTCTAAAGACAATACTGTAAAAATAGCTGAAGAATACGGATGTATTGTTGTTGAAGGAGGCATGCCTGCAGTAGGTAGAAATAATGGTGCAAAAGTAGCTAAAGGCGATTACTTACTATTTTTAGACTCTGATTTAAAACTTACTGAAGATTATCTTGCAAAAGTTATCTATGAATTTAAAATGGAACGATTAGGTATTGCAATTACACAAATGAAACCCCTTTCTAAAAAAACAGAAGATAAACTTTTACATGATTTGGCTAATTTATTTATGATCAGCGTTGAAAAAATAAAGCCACATGGTGCCGGATGTTATGGCATAATAGCTAAAAGAGAATTACATGAATGCTGCGGTGGATTTAATGAAGAATTAACTTTTGGTGAAGATACTGAATACATTGAAAGATTAGCTAAAAAAGAAAGATTTAAAGTACTGAGAAATGCTAAAATTGGAGTTTCTACAAGAAGGCTTGAAGAAGAGGGTCTGGCAACACTAGCTAAGCAATACGGTAAAAGTACTGTAAATGACTTTTTAGGCATTAGAACAGAAGCTTCAGATTTGAATTATGGTTTTGATCATGGAAAAGAATATGTAAGCAAACATAAATTAGATAAAATTGCTCTGGAATCTGAAAAATTAGACCAATTAAAAAACAGTTATGATGAATCCAAACAAAAAATAAACACTGCAAAAGTCTATCTTAAAAAAGTCAAAAAAACAAAAATCAGGGATAAAAAAGTAATCTTTTATTGTATCTGTGGAGAGGGAATGGGTCATGCTATTCGCAGCAGCGTAATAATCGACCGTATAAAAGACAAATATGACGTTTACATTTTCAGCAGTGACCGTGCTTACAAATATTTAAATGAAAAATTTGACAATGTCTATAAAATCGGCGGATTCAACACCGTTTATATAAATAACAAAGTCAGCAATACAAAAACATTAATCAACGCTCTCAAACGTAACCCTCTAAACATTAAAGAAGGATATGAAGAATTATATAAAAAAGCAAGAAAATTATCTCCCGATGTTATTGTTACCGATTTTGAAATCTATGCTACAATGGTTTCCAAACTTCTCAGCATCCCATTAATAAGTCTTGATAATATTCATATGATTACCCAAACTGCAATTGATTATCCCCCAAAGCATCAGGGAGAAATGCTAAAAGCAAAAGGCGTAATAAAGTCATATGTAATAAAACCGAAAATACATATTTTAACCAGCTTCTTTTATCCGAAAATCAAACCTAAAAAAAGGGCAGTGCTCTATCCACCAGTGATTCGTGAAGATATCTTAAAACTGAAACCTACAATTGAAGATCACATTATTGTTTATCAAACAAGTAAAGAAAGTGTGAAACTGGTTGAACAATTAAAATCTTTAAATGAAAAATTTATTGTATACGGATTTAATAAAGATGAAGTAGATGAAAATTTAACCTACAAATTATTTAACGAAAATGAATTCTACAATGATTTAGCTAGTGCAAAGGCAGTAATATGTAATGGTGGATTTACATTTATATCAGAAGCCATATCTCTTAAAAAACCAATATACAGCGTTCCAGCTATTGGAAACTTTGAACAAACATTAAACGGATTTTATGTTCAGAAATTAGGCTATGGTGAATATCATGAAGAGATGAGTCCTAAAAAAGTGGAAAAATTCTTAAAAAGGCTCCCTAAATATCAGGAAAAACTAGCTAAAGTTAAAAAAACAAATAACGATGGAATTGTTAACGAATTAATATATCGTATTGAAAAATATAGTAAAAAAAGTTAA
- a CDS encoding YbjQ family protein: MILTSANTLENKEIIEYKGLVTGESLIGANIYKDLFSGVRDVVGGRTSRYEEEIQKARDIALKSMEEKAEYLGANAIIGLKISYDNLGGTMGNTILVTAYGTAIKYE; this comes from the coding sequence ATGATATTAACATCTGCAAACACACTGGAAAATAAAGAAATTATTGAATATAAAGGTTTAGTAACTGGAGAATCCTTAATTGGTGCTAACATTTATAAAGATTTATTTTCTGGTGTTCGTGATGTTGTAGGTGGAAGAACCTCAAGATATGAAGAAGAAATCCAAAAAGCTCGTGATATTGCACTGAAAAGTATGGAAGAAAAAGCCGAATATTTAGGTGCAAATGCTATTATCGGATTGAAAATTTCTTATGATAACTTAGGCGGCACTATGGGAAATACAATTCTCGTAACAGCTTATGGTACTGCTATAAAATACGAATAA
- a CDS encoding Gar1/Naf1 family protein, translating into MKVLGNSLHIANSGKLIARSSKTPSPGGIVFNSDKTKIGKVSYVFGPTKNPYVSIKLFKSVNLDKIKRNYGEKLFVSRPKSKKPRKRRVKTRNKK; encoded by the coding sequence ATGAAAGTTTTAGGAAATAGTTTGCATATTGCAAATTCTGGAAAATTAATAGCTAGATCATCTAAAACACCTAGTCCTGGTGGCATTGTTTTTAATAGCGATAAAACTAAAATAGGCAAGGTTAGCTATGTTTTTGGACCTACTAAAAATCCATACGTTTCAATTAAATTATTTAAATCTGTTAATTTAGATAAAATCAAGAGAAACTATGGCGAAAAACTATTTGTATCAAGACCAAAATCTAAGAAACCTAGGAAGAGGAGGGTGAAAACACGAAACAAAAAGTAA
- a CDS encoding RraA family protein: MSITPSDLLHHKKDLNKKIDVEDIDLSEISIDDLVFNKKNYKNYINLMSLLDCVSTCQISDAYNEISRRSGVIRELKPINKLKVWGRITTCKTNSDDWGTSALAIDEANDGDVLFIKTNNSNMSVWGELASTCAKANGVKATIIYGSVRDLDALYYMDYPIFACDYAPNAGSALGLGKINVDVSVGDMTIRPGDFFYGDETGVVIIPQSLFKKVMNQTLAIKIKELGIIDAINNGKTLSQAAGLK; this comes from the coding sequence ATGTCAATAACACCAAGTGATTTATTACACCATAAAAAAGACTTAAATAAAAAAATTGATGTGGAAGATATAGATTTAAGCGAAATATCTATTGATGATTTAGTTTTCAATAAAAAAAATTATAAGAATTATATTAACTTGATGTCTTTACTTGATTGTGTTTCTACTTGCCAAATTTCTGATGCATATAATGAAATTTCAAGAAGATCAGGTGTTATCAGAGAGTTAAAACCTATTAATAAATTAAAGGTTTGGGGTAGAATTACTACTTGTAAAACTAATAGTGATGATTGGGGAACTTCTGCATTGGCTATTGATGAAGCTAATGATGGTGATGTATTATTTATCAAAACCAATAATTCGAATATGTCTGTGTGGGGAGAATTAGCTTCTACTTGCGCTAAAGCTAATGGTGTTAAAGCAACTATAATTTACGGATCTGTCAGGGATTTGGATGCTCTTTATTATATGGATTATCCTATTTTTGCCTGTGATTATGCTCCAAATGCAGGTAGTGCTTTAGGTTTAGGCAAAATTAATGTAGATGTTTCTGTTGGGGATATGACTATTCGGCCAGGTGATTTTTTCTATGGTGATGAAACAGGAGTGGTTATCATTCCTCAATCTTTGTTTAAAAAGGTCATGAATCAAACGTTGGCTATTAAAATAAAAGAATTAGGTATTATTGATGCTATCAATAATGGCAAAACTTTGTCTCAAGCAGCTGGGTTAAAATAG
- a CDS encoding adhesin codes for MKKQIAIILLAILLLASVIQDVSATTTVFLTSDNIMGTNDDVGMLNSIKTYIEKISNGEINVIVDSQSPGPGEGTRAIEADSNVSVVFAAVDPGNFLVLNKYSTATTDKQIIFVNTGDYDLDTAKSLRRAWDDNYSKTIFAGINNPGTFLNDGGISYIQPLKEYPDAGSDGIINQNNDDVNKYIAREIVNNINNYNSTKHYDNNLVITHKLAPSNMAHASQSLLESNDNEMNGTYNSYSAPQLLYLTSTYLNGNGLENPEDYEAPDSPLKYSILTKDSYSIYDYIKMGGIVKNYMDENGQAPDYINYEGAYISYYDLQYNFAKITANHTDGSHMDFNREYHFDKVNDSILLTILPIVLIILVIMFIYMIFKRLLRR; via the coding sequence ATGAAAAAACAAATTGCAATTATCCTATTAGCTATTTTATTATTAGCTAGTGTAATTCAAGATGTATCTGCAACTACCACTGTTTTTCTAACATCCGATAACATAATGGGTACAAATGATGATGTAGGAATGCTTAATTCCATAAAAACCTATATTGAAAAAATCAGCAATGGAGAAATTAATGTAATTGTAGATAGTCAGTCTCCAGGACCTGGAGAAGGAACAAGAGCTATTGAAGCTGATTCAAATGTTAGTGTAGTGTTTGCTGCTGTAGATCCAGGTAATTTTTTAGTTTTAAATAAATATTCCACAGCCACTACAGACAAACAGATAATATTTGTCAATACTGGAGATTATGATTTAGATACTGCAAAATCCTTAAGAAGAGCATGGGACGATAACTACTCAAAAACAATTTTTGCAGGAATTAATAACCCCGGAACATTTCTTAATGATGGAGGAATCAGCTATATCCAGCCATTGAAAGAATATCCTGATGCAGGTTCTGACGGCATTATAAATCAGAATAATGATGATGTAAACAAATATATTGCCAGAGAGATTGTTAATAATATAAATAACTACAACAGCACCAAACATTATGACAATAATTTAGTAATAACTCATAAATTAGCTCCTTCAAATATGGCTCATGCTAGTCAAAGTCTTTTAGAAAGCAACGACAATGAAATGAATGGAACTTACAACTCTTATTCAGCCCCACAACTGTTATATTTAACCAGTACTTATTTAAATGGAAACGGATTAGAAAATCCTGAAGATTATGAAGCTCCAGATTCTCCATTGAAATACTCCATTTTAACCAAGGATTCCTATTCAATTTATGATTATATAAAAATGGGTGGAATTGTTAAAAATTACATGGATGAAAACGGACAGGCTCCAGATTACATAAATTACGAAGGTGCATATATTAGCTATTACGATTTACAGTACAATTTTGCTAAAATAACTGCAAATCATACTGACGGATCACATATGGATTTTAACAGAGAATACCATTTTGATAAAGTTAATGACAGCATTTTATTAACTATATTGCCAATTGTATTGATTATTTTAGTTATTATGTTTATTTATATGATTTTTAAAAGGTTATTACGCAGATAA
- a CDS encoding MarR family winged helix-turn-helix transcriptional regulator: MKCDINLFKNDDIKFITFISIIHRQYMIYLNNYLKKEGITASHAPILSYLLYKDISCQEEIGNHFKIDKGSIARSIQKLQEKQFINKEIDENNRRKYQLSLTEKGRAVALKIMDLNNEWENQIYSTCNTDEKQIVELMRKITISSINIQKNTQKEEKNG; this comes from the coding sequence ATGAAATGTGACATTAACTTGTTTAAAAACGATGATATTAAATTTATTACATTTATTTCCATAATACACAGACAATATATGATATATTTAAATAATTATCTTAAAAAAGAAGGAATAACCGCATCACATGCACCTATACTTAGCTATTTATTATACAAAGACATATCCTGTCAAGAAGAAATTGGAAATCATTTTAAAATAGATAAAGGAAGTATAGCCAGATCAATACAAAAACTACAAGAAAAACAATTTATTAACAAGGAAATAGATGAAAACAACAGAAGAAAATACCAATTGTCTTTAACTGAAAAAGGCAGAGCAGTTGCTTTAAAAATCATGGATTTAAATAATGAATGGGAAAACCAAATATATTCAACCTGCAATACTGATGAAAAGCAGATAGTTGAACTAATGAGGAAAATAACCATATCATCAATAAACATTCAAAAAAACACACAAAAGGAGGAAAAAAATGGCTGA
- a CDS encoding stress-responsive transcriptional regulator PspC, whose translation MDFKDFFRILISNRDSLSYPEKHMNIIFKFFVFAGFSFIFLIASICVLIFYNDSSKFILDFALITFGIIFLIISDTYNEDICNKCGFGEYLNKMDKIISIVYIIYVLLFIFIIVMMKLNYGR comes from the coding sequence GTGGATTTTAAGGATTTTTTTAGGATTTTAATTTCTAATCGTGATTCTTTAAGTTATCCTGAAAAACATATGAATATCATATTTAAATTTTTTGTTTTTGCGGGGTTTTCGTTTATTTTTTTGATTGCCAGTATTTGTGTGTTGATTTTTTATAATGATTCCTCAAAGTTTATACTTGATTTTGCTTTAATAACTTTTGGTATAATATTTTTGATAATTTCAGATACATATAATGAGGATATCTGTAACAAATGTGGTTTTGGAGAATATTTAAACAAAATGGATAAAATTATTTCAATTGTTTATATAATTTACGTTTTATTGTTTATTTTTATTATTGTGATGATGAAGTTAAATTATGGGAGATAA
- a CDS encoding DUF2116 family Zn-ribbon domain-containing protein, whose product MAVEPHKHCPICGTPIPLNELVCSPDCQTVWDQRINQQKKTRYALTGVIILFLVIWGIMQFMK is encoded by the coding sequence ATGGCTGTAGAACCACATAAACATTGTCCAATTTGCGGAACCCCAATACCTTTAAACGAACTTGTATGCTCTCCAGACTGCCAAACAGTTTGGGACCAAAGAATTAACCAACAAAAGAAAACAAGATATGCTCTAACTGGAGTTATCATTCTTTTCTTAGTTATTTGGGGAATAATGCAATTTATGAAATAA
- a CDS encoding MATE family efflux transporter: MADMTKGKHANIELITGDPKKAINKLAWPMMLSMLLIMLYNLADSVWVSGLGADALAALGFITPLFMIIVGLGNGIGAGANSLIARAFGAKKDELANNAALHSVVLTTIIGIVIPIILLPLIPEIVVIMGGASVTDLCMDYSVVTFGLLIVFLFSAVLSSILRSEGDVNRATIAIAITAVLNIIIDPIFIYSLNMGIAGAAWATVISAGISCIVMAYWIWVKKDTYMNLSFNQFKKSKGIVIEIMKVAIPSTAEQLIISGLTMAINAMLVIVSTTTAVAVYTASMRIVSMAMIPLMGIATALLTVAGAAYGARNYEKLKTSFTYSIKFGLVISLILGALTFIFAPQIALLFSYSAATAYLTSQIAFALRIFCFFLIFVPFGIAGSFVFQGVGKGTSSLIITIVRSLFAEVVFAYLFGLVLGYGEMGIFAGVILGSFIGSMFGYTWARLFIKKLKIKFGHAD, encoded by the coding sequence ATGGCTGATATGACCAAAGGAAAACATGCAAATATTGAATTAATAACTGGAGACCCTAAAAAAGCTATCAATAAATTAGCCTGGCCTATGATGCTATCAATGCTTCTTATAATGCTTTATAATTTAGCAGATAGTGTATGGGTATCAGGACTTGGAGCAGATGCTCTAGCAGCACTAGGTTTTATAACACCATTATTTATGATTATTGTCGGACTTGGAAACGGAATAGGTGCCGGTGCAAACTCATTAATTGCAAGAGCATTTGGAGCTAAAAAAGATGAATTAGCAAATAATGCAGCACTACACTCCGTTGTATTAACTACAATCATAGGAATTGTAATACCAATAATATTACTTCCATTAATCCCAGAAATAGTTGTAATTATGGGAGGAGCTAGTGTTACTGACCTATGTATGGATTACAGTGTAGTTACATTTGGATTATTAATAGTATTTTTATTCTCAGCTGTACTTTCATCAATATTAAGATCTGAAGGAGATGTAAACAGAGCTACAATAGCAATAGCTATTACAGCAGTGTTAAATATCATTATTGACCCAATTTTCATATACTCATTAAATATGGGGATAGCAGGAGCTGCCTGGGCAACTGTAATTTCTGCAGGAATATCCTGTATTGTAATGGCATACTGGATATGGGTTAAAAAAGACACATACATGAATTTAAGTTTTAATCAATTCAAAAAAAGTAAAGGAATTGTAATTGAAATCATGAAAGTAGCTATACCTTCTACTGCAGAACAGTTAATCATTTCAGGACTTACAATGGCAATAAATGCAATGCTTGTTATTGTTTCAACAACCACTGCAGTAGCAGTATATACTGCAAGTATGAGAATTGTATCCATGGCAATGATTCCATTAATGGGAATTGCTACTGCACTTTTAACAGTAGCTGGAGCAGCATACGGTGCTCGTAACTATGAAAAATTAAAAACCAGTTTCACATACAGTATTAAATTCGGATTAGTAATTTCATTGATTTTAGGAGCTCTAACATTTATCTTTGCACCGCAAATCGCATTGCTGTTCTCATATTCTGCAGCAACAGCATATCTCACATCCCAAATTGCATTTGCACTTAGAATATTCTGTTTCTTCTTAATATTCGTACCGTTCGGTATTGCAGGATCATTTGTATTCCAGGGAGTTGGAAAAGGAACATCCTCATTAATAATAACTATCGTAAGATCATTATTTGCAGAAGTAGTCTTTGCATACCTATTTGGACTCGTATTAGGCTATGGAGAAATGGGTATCTTTGCAGGAGTAATTTTAGGAAGCTTCATAGGTTCAATGTTTGGTTACACATGGGCTAGATTATTCATTAAAAAACTTAAAATTAAATTTGGTCATGCTGACTAA
- a CDS encoding sulfite exporter TauE/SafE family protein: MIFTLEYFIGLILIGIVAGFASGLLGVGGGFLIVPFQYFLLEYLGVDPSLAMLISLGTSLSIIIPTASSGAYRHLKVMDNILKPGIRLGLFGIVGGVLGGIIASMLPTQILKIIFGCLLLFIAIRNLISANKNTSKVRAKFNLINIAVVGVLVGISSGLLGVGGGVFIILILTAIFGFSMIEAIGISSVFISLTAIGGTVSYIISGWGVNPFPYSLGYVSLVNFAVIAMFSVPLAYYGAKIAHKVPEKRLKQIFGLVVLYISLKMLGLLP; this comes from the coding sequence ATGATATTTACATTAGAATATTTCATTGGTTTGATTTTAATAGGGATTGTTGCAGGTTTTGCATCTGGTCTTTTAGGTGTTGGTGGAGGATTTTTAATTGTTCCGTTTCAGTATTTTTTACTGGAATATCTTGGTGTTGACCCGTCACTTGCCATGTTAATATCTCTTGGAACCAGCTTGTCTATTATTATTCCAACAGCATCAAGTGGTGCATATAGACATTTAAAAGTTATGGACAATATTTTAAAACCTGGAATAAGGTTAGGGTTATTTGGTATTGTTGGAGGTGTATTGGGAGGTATAATTGCATCAATGCTGCCGACACAAATATTAAAAATTATATTTGGATGTTTATTGTTATTTATAGCTATTCGTAACTTAATATCCGCCAATAAAAACACTTCAAAAGTCAGAGCCAAATTTAATTTAATAAACATAGCTGTTGTAGGTGTATTGGTTGGAATTTCTTCAGGTCTTTTAGGTGTTGGTGGCGGGGTGTTTATAATTCTGATTTTAACTGCAATATTCGGATTTTCAATGATTGAAGCTATTGGAATTTCATCAGTATTTATTAGCCTAACAGCTATTGGAGGAACCGTATCATATATAATATCTGGATGGGGAGTTAATCCGTTTCCGTATTCATTAGGATATGTAAGTTTAGTTAATTTTGCAGTTATCGCAATGTTTTCAGTACCTTTAGCTTATTATGGTGCAAAAATAGCTCATAAGGTTCCTGAAAAAAGATTAAAACAAATATTTGGTTTAGTGGTTTTATATATTTCACTTAAAATGTTGGGTTTGCTTCCTTAA
- a CDS encoding TatD family hydrolase gives MENLIDIGLNLMHPSFRKNREIIIEDAIDEGVSKFIITGTNVKASQIACEYASNYPGTLYSTSGVHPHDAKTCDDNTLSELEKIAENDCVIAIGECGLDYNRDFSPRDVQRKWFEKQVELAENLDMPLFLHEREAHKDLYDILKKHEDVCEKSVVHCFTGTKQEAQNYIDLGCCIGVTGWICDMKRGGDLQDAVSVIPTNKLMIETDAPFLIPKNFDKKPKSNKNEPKYLPHILKTIAHYKNDYDVEKLAKEVTKTTKDFFKI, from the coding sequence GTGGAAAATCTTATTGATATTGGCCTTAATTTAATGCATCCTTCTTTTAGAAAAAATAGAGAAATTATAATTGAAGATGCCATTGATGAAGGTGTTTCCAAATTCATAATTACCGGAACCAATGTCAAAGCAAGTCAGATAGCTTGTGAATATGCATCTAATTATCCTGGAACTTTATACTCAACTTCCGGCGTTCATCCTCATGATGCAAAAACATGTGATGACAATACTCTTTCAGAACTGGAAAAAATAGCTGAAAATGATTGTGTTATAGCTATTGGAGAATGCGGTCTTGATTATAACCGTGATTTTTCTCCAAGAGATGTTCAAAGAAAATGGTTTGAAAAACAGGTGGAATTAGCTGAAAATTTGGATATGCCTTTATTTTTACATGAAAGAGAGGCTCACAAAGATTTATATGATATTTTAAAAAAACATGAAGATGTTTGTGAAAAATCAGTAGTTCACTGTTTTACAGGAACCAAACAGGAAGCTCAAAATTATATCGATTTAGGATGCTGCATTGGTGTTACCGGATGGATTTGTGATATGAAAAGAGGTGGTGACTTACAAGATGCTGTAAGTGTAATTCCAACCAACAAATTAATGATAGAAACAGATGCTCCATTTTTAATACCTAAAAACTTTGATAAAAAACCTAAAAGTAATAAAAATGAACCCAAATATTTGCCTCATATATTAAAAACAATTGCTCATTATAAAAACGATTATGATGTAGAAAAACTTGCAAAAGAAGTTACAAAAACTACTAAAGACTTTTTTAAAATATAA